Proteins encoded together in one Vitis vinifera cultivar Pinot Noir 40024 chromosome 4, ASM3070453v1 window:
- the LOC100854282 gene encoding lysine histidine transporter-like 8 encodes MREAQEISSTPITPRPATTEPTPPVSCPPSQFHSPSLTRSPLLHTDNEEAPQSKTPKTSRTPRLSLTPRFITPLGSPMRRVLRLTKLDPQDAWLPITESRNGNAYYAAFHTLCSGIGAQALVLPVAFTILGWTWGIINLTLAFIWQLYTLWLLVQLHESTETGMRYSRYLQLFNATFGERLGNLLALFPIMYLSGGTCVALIIIGGSTSKTFYQIVCGATCTKVPLTTVEWYLVFTCAAVLLSQLPNLNSIAGVSLIGAVTAIGYCTSIWVVSVAEGRLPGVSYNPVKEGTDIEHIFSVLNALGIIAFAFRGHNLILEIQATMPSSEKHPSRVPMWKGVKFSYTIIALGLFPLAIGGYWAYGHMIPSNGGILTALYAFHSQDVSQFVLGLTSLFIIVNAVSSFQIYGMPMFDFMESKYTTRMKKPCPWWLRSLFRAMFGYGCFFVAVAIPFLGSLAGLIGGIALPVTLAYPCFMWLKIKKPKTYSPTWWLNWGLGMLGMGLSGALIAAGIYVVIDTGIEAKFFHPE; translated from the exons ATGAGGGAGGCGCAAGAAATAAGTTCAACGCCTATTACACCGAGGCCAGCCACAACTGAGCCAACACCGCCAGTGTCTTGCCCACCCTCTCAGTTTCATTCCCCATCTTTGACTAGATCACCACTTCTTCACACAGACAATGAAGAAGCTCCTCAAAGCAAGACCCCAAAGACTTCAAGAACCCCAAGACTCTCACTCACTCCACGCTTCATTACTCCACTGGGAAGTCCTATGAGGAGGGTTCTTCGCCTCACAAAGCTTGATCCTCAGGACGCTTGGCTTCCTATCACTGAGTCGAGAAATGGAAACGCCTATTACGCCGCTTTCCATACACTCTGCTCTGGCATTGGAGCTCAAGCTCTTGTACTTCCTGTGGCCTTCACTATCCTTGGATG GACATGGGGAATAATCAATTTGACTTTGGCATTCATATGGCAGCTATACACCCTATGGTTACTCGTCCAGCTCCACGAATCAACAGAAACTGGGATGCGCTACAGCAGATACCTCCAACTCTTCAACGCAACCTTTG GTGAAAGGTTAGGGAATTTGCTGGCTCTCTTCCCCATCATGTACCTCTCGGGTGGTACCTGCGTTGCCTTGATCATCATCGGTGGTTCCACATCAAAAACCTTCTACCAAATTGTCTGTGGAGCCACATGCACAAAAGTGCCGTTAACCACAGTGGAATGGTACCTGGTGTTTACATGTGCCGCAGTGTTACTTTCACAGCTGCCAAACTTGAATTCCATAGCAGGGGTGTCACTGATCGGAGCCGTTACAGCAATAGGGTACTGCACCTCAATATGGGTGGTGTCAGTGGCAGAGGGTAGGCTCCCAGGAGTGTCTTACAATCCAGTTAAGGAAGGCACCGATATTGAACATATTTTTAGTGTACTCAACGCACTTGGGATCATTGCTTTTGCTTTCAGAGGCCACAATCTTATCCTCGAGATTCAG GCCACGATGCCTTCCAGCGAGAAGCACCCATCTCGCGTGCCCATGTGGAAAGGAGTAAAGTTTTCATACACCATCATTGCTTTGGGCTTATTTCCCCTTGCAATTGGAGGCTACTGGGCTTATGGCCACATG ATACCTTCAAATGGAGGAATTCTGACAGCCTTGTACGCGTTCCATTCGCAAGACGTGTCACAGTTTGTGTTGGGACTCACAAGTTTATTCATCATAGTTAATGCAGTGAGCTCTTTCCAAATATATGGTATGCCAATGTTCGACTTCATGGAGTCCAAATACACTACTAGAATGAAGAAGCCATGCCCCTGGTGGCTCCGTTCCTTGTTCAGGGCCATGTTCGGATACGGGTGCTTCTTTGTAGCGGTGGCCATTCCATTCTTGGGAAGCTTGGCAGGGTTGATAGGAGGAATAGCACTGCCTGTGACATTGGCTTATCCATGCTTCATGTGGCTTAAGATCAAGAAGCCCAAAACGTACAGCCCAACATGGTGGCTCAACTGGGGACTAGGGATGTTGGGCATGGGTCTGAGTGGCGCACTAATTGCAGCCGGGATTTATGTTGTGATTGACACTGGCATTGAAGCCAAATTCTTCCACCCTGAATAA
- the LOC100853848 gene encoding uncharacterized protein LOC100853848 yields MTISGEATSSCKKLMKLGLSIFRRGFSSSKCKTMAKMAMARIKLLRNKREAVVRQMRRDIALLLQSGQDATARIRVEHVIREQNILAANEFLELFCELIIARLTIISKQRDCPADLKEGISSLIFAAPRCSDIPELLAIRDNFEKKYGKDFVSAATDLRPSCGVNRMLIDKLSVRTPMGEVKLKVMKEIAKEYQIEWDTTESENELLKPPEELINGPCTFVSASSMPVKPKPSQPSDLNKPTARSTGTEERPPMHFKDMESAAEAAAESANKAIAAAQAAAYLANKGPNLVTQSPGFNNNLNVSSTDHGLRSYSQNNMGYEAKIPGRMHESQSFDRSHHLNTEERRPNNGDDRQAYRRHSYNAPSAHSNIKFDESDSDEEIETQDTYAGIQPPPGRDPPPVPPSHFQQSPVPSVHPKLPDYDALTARFEALKYRKS; encoded by the exons ATGACCATTTCCGGTGAGGCCACGTCTAGCTGTAAGAAACTCATGAAGTTGGGACTCTCCATCTTCCGCAGAGGCTTCAGCTCCTCCAAATG CAAAACAATGGCAAAAATGGCAATGGCAAGGATAAAGCTGTTGAGGAATAAGAGGGAGGCGGTAGTGAGGCAGATGCGAAGAGACATTGCTCTGCTTCTCCAGTCTGGTCAGGATGCCACTGCTCGAATCCGg GTTGAACATGTGATCAGAGAACAGAATATTTTGGCTGCGAACGAGTTCCTCGAGCTCTTCTGTGAATTAATCATAGCAAGACTTACAATCATTTCAAAGCAAAG GGATTGCCCAGCAGATCTGAAAGAAGGGATATCTAGCTTAATATTTGCAGCCCCAAGGTGCTCAGATATTCCAGAGCTATTGGCAATTCGGGATAATTTTGAGAAGAAATATGGGAAAGATTTTGTGTCTGCAGCTACTGATTTACGACCTAGCTGTGGTGTAAATCGCATG ctGATAGACAAGCTCTCTGTTAGAACCCCCATGGGTGAAGTAAAGTTGAAAGTCATGAAGGAAATAGCAAAGGAATACCAGATCGAATGGGATACAACTGAATCAGAGAATGAGCTTCTCAAGCCTCCAGAAGAGCTTATA AATGGACCATGCACATTTGTCAGTGCGAGTAGCATGCCCGTGAAGCCCAAACCATCACAACCTAGTGACCTAAATAAGCCAACTGCTAG ATCAACAGGTACTGAAGAGAGGCCCCCCATGCATTTCAAAGACATGGAATCAGCCGCTGAAGCTGCTGCAGAGTCTGCAAACAAAGCAATTGCAGCTGCACAAGCTGCTGCCTATCTGGCCAACAAAGGCCCCAATCTGGTTACTCAATCACCcggttttaataataatttgaatgtCTCAAGCACCGATCATGGTTTACGATCCTACTCTCAGAACAATATGGGCTATGAAGCTAAAATCCCAGGGAGGATGCACGAATCACAGAGCTTTGACAGATCTCATCATCTGAACACCGAAGAGAGAAGACCAAACAATGGGGATGATAGACAGGCTTACAGAAGACACAGCTACAATGCTCCTTCTGCACATTCAAACATAAAATTTGATGAATCGGACAGTGATGAAGAAATTGAGACTCAAGATACTTATGCTGGTATCCAGCCACCACCAGGACGGGATCCACCTCCGGTACCACCATCTCATTTTCAACAGAGTCCAGTCCCCAGTGTGCATCCCAAATTGCCAGATTATGATGCACTGACTGCTCGCTTTGAAGCTCTCAAGTATCGCAAATCTTAA